A single region of the Epinephelus fuscoguttatus linkage group LG14, E.fuscoguttatus.final_Chr_v1 genome encodes:
- the LOC125901091 gene encoding G-protein coupled receptor 4-like, protein MDAAPLNQTNMSAPASCGVESSVEKLMYPTVYSLFFIVGFPANCLSLYVAWILMKKGNNMAVYLVNLSISDLLYTITLPVWIELALKRPLGSLCSLVAVIMHNSFYVGSGLLCCISVDRYLALVYPLRFHRVREVRTAALVSIAVWALEIAIHIILLDHTGALQAFSSRNLCEEQIPMTQEVADLTLTRVTLGFLVPTFIMTFCFQQIMQSLRRSTSILTEERRKVGLLLFFLLLTYIVAFLPYQIVMLLRAILEPGTCVWAARLRDPYLVTVATTTINSTLDPIIYCLISESAQREIGNAVEKCWGVFVKKKGTKNNGIESVS, encoded by the coding sequence ATGGACGCAGCTCCTCTAAACCAGACAAACATGAGTGCACCTGCTTCCTGCGGTGTAGAGTCCTCGGTGGAGAAACTCATGTATCCAACTGTCTATTCTCTTTTCTTTATCGTTGGCTTTCCGGCTAACTGCCTGTCTCTGTATGTAGCCTGGATTCTGATGAAGAAAGGGAACAATATGGCGGTCTACCTCGTCAACCTGTCCATCTCTGACCTGCTCTACACGATCACTCTGCCCGTGTGGATTGAGCTGGCTCTGAAGAGGCCCCtgggtagcctctgcagtttgGTGGCTGTGATCATGCACAACAGCTTCTACGTCGGCTCAGGCCTCCTTTGCTGCATCTCCGTTGATCGCTATCTTGCATTGGTCTACCCTCTCCGCTTTCACCGCGTCCGAGAGGTGCGGACAGCAGCACTTGTGAGTATTGCTGTTTGGGCTTTGGAGATTGCCATCCACATCATCTTGCTTGACCACACGGGGGCGCTGCAAGCTTTCTCCTCAAGAAACCTGTGTGAGGAGCAGATCCCCATGACACAAGAAGTTGCAGACCTCACCCTCACACGAGTCACCCTGGGGTTTTTGGTCCCGACTTTCATCATGACCTTCTGTTTTCAGCAGATCATGCAGTCACTCCGACGGAGCACCTCCATCCTGACAGAGGAGCGCAGGAAAGTGggactgcttttgtttttccttctgcTCACCTACATTGTGGCGTTTTTGCCCTACCAGATTGTCATGCTGCTCAGGGCCATACTGGAGCCCGGGACCTGCGTCTGGGCCGCAAGGCTCAGAGATCCTTACCTGGTCACAGTTGCCACGACCACCATAAACAGTACCCTGGATCCTATAATATACTGTTTAATCAGTGAGAGTGCTCAGAGAGAGATTGGGAATGCTGTAGAGAAATGTTGGGGAGTTTTTGTTAAGAAGAAAGGGACAAAGAATAATGGAATTGAGTCAGTTTCTTAA